Proteins from a genomic interval of Pseudoruegeria sp. SHC-113:
- a CDS encoding acyl-CoA dehydrogenase family protein, with amino-acid sequence MPHDGQDLSHMTTSPLLDDLLPTTAAALPTVEALFQAGREKLRALVTKEGRVSSGLLEQHQYAAHTLSWLATYAQSLRQMQAWAERVQGEGKFGEIEALIHQIAFGEYLNQIFGGIPMSQGEMARLQDLGLTPPANREPAVERLMAQGNSTAARTRLVELMQEQSANATFGTSGLDEELEMIRDQFRRYADEKVIPYAHEWHLKDELIPMEVIGDLAEMGVFGLTIPEEFGGFGLSKASMVVVSEELSRGYIGVGSLGTRSEIAAELILCGGTEEQKQQWLPKLASAEILPTAVFTEPNTGSDLGALRTRAVKGEDGDYTVTGNKTWITHAARTHVMTLLARTDPTTTNYSGLSMFLAEKTPGTDEAPFPTPGMTGGEIEVLGYRGMKEYELGFDGFKVKGENLLGGKEGQGFKQLMQTFESARIQTAARAIGVAQSAMEVGMQYAIDRKQFGKSLIEFPRVGGKLAMMAVEIMIARQLTYFSAWQKDHDKRCDLEAGMAKLLGARVAWAAADNALQIHGGNGFALEYSVSRILCDARILNIFEGAAEIQAQVIARRLLD; translated from the coding sequence ATGCCACATGACGGACAGGACTTGAGCCACATGACGACAAGCCCGCTTCTGGACGATCTTCTGCCCACCACGGCGGCTGCGCTGCCCACGGTCGAGGCGCTGTTTCAGGCCGGGCGCGAGAAGCTGCGCGCCTTGGTCACCAAGGAGGGCCGCGTCTCGTCCGGCCTGCTGGAGCAGCACCAATACGCCGCCCATACGCTGAGCTGGCTCGCCACCTACGCGCAATCCCTGCGCCAGATGCAGGCCTGGGCAGAGCGCGTGCAGGGCGAAGGCAAATTCGGGGAGATCGAAGCGCTGATCCACCAGATCGCCTTCGGAGAATACCTCAACCAGATCTTCGGGGGCATCCCGATGAGCCAGGGGGAAATGGCCCGCTTGCAGGACCTCGGCCTCACGCCCCCGGCAAACCGCGAGCCGGCGGTGGAGCGCCTTATGGCCCAAGGCAACTCCACCGCCGCCCGCACCCGTCTTGTGGAGCTGATGCAGGAGCAGAGCGCCAACGCCACCTTCGGCACCTCCGGGCTCGACGAAGAGCTGGAGATGATCCGCGATCAGTTCCGCCGCTATGCCGATGAGAAGGTCATCCCCTACGCCCACGAATGGCACCTGAAGGATGAGCTGATCCCGATGGAGGTGATTGGCGATCTGGCGGAGATGGGCGTCTTCGGCCTAACGATCCCGGAAGAATTCGGCGGCTTCGGCCTGTCCAAGGCCTCGATGGTGGTTGTGTCGGAAGAGCTTTCGCGCGGCTATATCGGCGTCGGCTCGCTGGGCACGCGCTCCGAAATCGCGGCAGAGCTGATCCTCTGCGGCGGCACGGAAGAGCAAAAACAGCAATGGCTGCCCAAGCTCGCCAGTGCCGAGATCCTGCCCACCGCCGTGTTCACCGAGCCCAACACCGGCTCCGACCTCGGCGCCCTGCGCACCCGCGCGGTGAAGGGCGAGGATGGCGATTACACCGTCACCGGCAACAAGACATGGATCACCCACGCCGCGCGCACCCATGTGATGACGCTGCTGGCGCGCACCGATCCCACCACCACGAACTACTCCGGGTTGTCGATGTTCCTCGCCGAAAAGACCCCCGGCACCGATGAGGCCCCCTTCCCGACCCCCGGCATGACCGGCGGCGAAATCGAAGTGCTCGGCTATCGCGGCATGAAGGAATACGAGCTGGGCTTTGACGGCTTCAAGGTGAAGGGCGAGAACCTGCTCGGCGGCAAGGAAGGCCAGGGCTTCAAGCAGCTGATGCAGACCTTCGAAAGCGCCCGCATCCAGACCGCCGCCCGCGCTATTGGTGTGGCGCAGTCGGCGATGGAAGTCGGCATGCAATACGCGATCGACCGCAAGCAGTTCGGCAAATCCCTGATCGAATTCCCGCGCGTCGGCGGCAAGCTCGCGATGATGGCTGTGGAGATCATGATCGCCCGTCAGCTGACCTACTTCTCCGCCTGGCAGAAGGACCACGACAAACGCTGCGATCTGGAAGCCGGCATGGCCAAGCTTCTGGGCGCCCGCGTGGCTTGGGCGGCAGCGGACAACGCGCTGCAGATCCACGGCGGCAACGGCTTTGCGCTGGAATATTCCGTCAGCCGCATCCTCTGCGATGCGCGCATCCTGAACATCTTCGAAGGGGCGGCGGAAATTCAGGCGCAGGTAATCGCGCGGCGCTTGCTGGACTAA
- a CDS encoding Hsp20 family protein, which translates to MRNFDLSPLYRATVGFDQIADLMDRALASDVSQNTYPPYNIEKTADDAYRITVAVAGFSEAELSVEVKENALIISAKKAKDEAERNYLHRGIATRAFERRFHLADHVRVAGATHEDGLLHIDLVREVPETLKPRTIQINGGKAIEGNTVN; encoded by the coding sequence ATGCGTAATTTCGATCTCTCCCCGCTCTATCGCGCCACCGTTGGCTTTGACCAGATCGCCGATCTGATGGATCGCGCCCTTGCGAGCGATGTGAGCCAGAACACCTATCCGCCCTACAACATCGAGAAAACCGCCGATGATGCTTACCGTATCACCGTGGCCGTGGCCGGCTTCTCCGAGGCCGAGCTCTCTGTTGAGGTGAAGGAAAACGCGCTGATCATCTCGGCCAAGAAGGCCAAGGATGAGGCCGAGCGTAACTACCTGCACCGGGGCATCGCCACCCGCGCCTTCGAGCGCCGCTTCCACCTGGCCGACCACGTGCGCGTGGCTGGTGCCACCCATGAAGATGGTCTGCTGCACATCGATCTGGTGCGCGAAGTGCCCGAAACGCTGAAGCCGCGTACGATCCAGATCAACGGCGGCAAGGCCATCGAAGGCAATACCGTCAACTGA
- a CDS encoding nitrile hydratase accessory protein: MFRPEFQPEDPLAPPVAAFDEPWQAQALALADAMVQAGHFSTSDWAEALGASLKEAEAAGAPDTLDTYYTAVLTALEHLAEAKAGIDAGARKARRAGWEKAYRRTPHGQPVILRPSDG; this comes from the coding sequence TTGTTCCGGCCTGAGTTCCAGCCCGAAGATCCGCTCGCGCCTCCGGTGGCGGCTTTCGACGAACCTTGGCAGGCCCAGGCCCTCGCCTTGGCTGATGCCATGGTGCAGGCAGGGCATTTCAGCACATCCGACTGGGCTGAGGCCTTGGGCGCATCGCTGAAAGAGGCCGAGGCGGCGGGCGCGCCGGATACGTTGGATACCTACTACACAGCGGTTCTGACCGCCCTTGAGCATCTGGCCGAGGCAAAGGCCGGGATAGACGCCGGGGCGCGCAAGGCGCGCCGAGCGGGGTGGGAAAAGGCCTATCGCCGCACACCGCATGGGCAGCCTGTGATCCTTCGTCCGTCGGACGGCTGA
- a CDS encoding trypsin-like serine peptidase, which yields MTPLLRLAALLLLLPAAALAQQDSGLQRLTDRDDVFGLEAVGRIDLGEDSYCSGALIAPDLVLTAAHCLFDRRTRQPRDLSRTLFSASLRDGTALFQAAVLRAVPREGYVPFAPVSRDNIVQDVALLQLSSSVSTAIIAPYAVDVAPQAGAPVSVVSYARGRDEAPSWQRSCKVVERDTEALALSCDVYYGSSGAPVFGGDGRRRRIVSLISSGYRDGESHIAFGMVLPEAVAELKTALRAGRGVIEAGPSGPRRFGADINGKSSSGAKFLRP from the coding sequence ATGACACCTCTCCTCCGCCTTGCCGCCTTACTTCTGCTCCTGCCCGCCGCAGCGCTGGCCCAGCAGGACAGCGGCCTTCAACGCCTCACCGACCGCGACGATGTCTTCGGGCTGGAGGCCGTGGGGCGGATCGATCTGGGGGAAGATAGCTATTGCAGCGGGGCATTGATCGCACCCGATCTGGTGCTCACCGCTGCCCATTGTTTGTTCGATCGTAGGACCCGCCAACCGCGTGACCTGTCACGCACCCTGTTCAGTGCCAGTTTAAGGGATGGAACGGCTCTGTTTCAGGCGGCGGTTCTGCGGGCCGTGCCACGGGAAGGTTATGTGCCCTTCGCGCCGGTCAGCCGGGACAACATCGTGCAGGATGTTGCCCTACTTCAGCTGTCCAGCTCCGTGAGCACGGCCATTATTGCGCCCTATGCAGTGGATGTGGCCCCGCAGGCGGGTGCGCCGGTGAGCGTCGTCTCTTATGCCAGGGGGCGCGACGAAGCGCCTTCGTGGCAGCGCTCCTGCAAGGTGGTAGAGCGCGATACCGAAGCGCTCGCGCTGTCGTGCGACGTATACTACGGCTCCTCCGGCGCGCCGGTCTTTGGCGGCGACGGGCGTCGGCGGCGCATCGTTTCGCTGATCTCGTCGGGTTACCGCGATGGCGAGAGCCACATCGCCTTCGGCATGGTGCTGCCCGAGGCCGTGGCCGAACTGAAAACCGCCCTGCGTGCCGGGCGCGGGGTGATCGAAGCGGGGCCGTCAGGGCCGCGCCGCTTCGGGGCCGACATCAACGGAAAATCCAGCAGCGGCGCGAAATTCCTGCGGCCCTGA
- the nthB gene encoding nitrile hydratase subunit beta — protein MDGIHDLGGMEGFGPIPITEGSADFADLEIWEQRMWGLSSSPIAPGITIDWFRHGIERMVPGDYLTYAYFNKWCANYFMFLLDGGTVTLADITRGHVRDPAPAAKAMTLAEVLAEEAASDFSFVRDIAAAPGFTKGETVRTRRHMGSGHTRLPRYARGAAGRVLAHHGAHVLPDKGALGLDEAEHLYTVVFSAQELWGETANPRDEITLDLWESYLVPA, from the coding sequence ATGGATGGCATTCACGATCTGGGCGGGATGGAGGGCTTCGGGCCCATTCCCATCACCGAAGGCAGCGCCGATTTCGCTGATCTGGAGATCTGGGAGCAGCGCATGTGGGGGCTCTCAAGCAGTCCCATCGCGCCGGGCATTACCATCGACTGGTTCCGCCACGGCATCGAACGCATGGTGCCGGGCGATTACCTGACCTACGCCTATTTCAACAAGTGGTGCGCCAATTACTTCATGTTCCTGCTGGATGGCGGCACCGTGACGCTTGCAGACATAACGCGCGGCCATGTGCGCGATCCTGCTCCGGCGGCCAAGGCGATGACGCTCGCGGAGGTTCTGGCCGAGGAAGCGGCCAGCGATTTCAGCTTCGTAAGGGACATCGCGGCGGCGCCGGGCTTCACCAAAGGGGAGACCGTCCGGACCCGTCGGCACATGGGGTCAGGCCACACCCGCCTGCCACGTTACGCGCGGGGGGCGGCGGGCCGGGTGCTGGCCCACCACGGGGCGCATGTGCTGCCTGACAAGGGGGCCTTGGGGCTTGATGAGGCGGAGCACCTCTACACGGTCGTCTTCAGCGCGCAGGAGCTTTGGGGCGAGACCGCCAACCCGCGCGACGAGATCACGCTGGATCTTTGGGAGAGCTACCTTGTTCCGGCCTGA
- a CDS encoding esterase-like activity of phytase family protein, which yields MSRHLLGLTSVLALTAGTASAEMNFNRIASFATPANMAQGEDQSRETSPEIIAATADGMRLVYTDSPLGVLGMVDITDPANPKPLGNIALEGEPTSVSLIGTKALVGVNTSESYVAPSGHLAVIDIDTQAEVARCDIGGQPDSIATAKDASFVAIAIENERDEDLNDSAIPQMPAGTLVLIDTPEGVADCATMKVVDLTGLAGIAGSDPEPEFVDVNGLGEIVVSLQENNHMVVVSRDGEVLSHFSAGSVDLEGIDATDERGALRFTERQPGRLREPDAVKWLDDDHFATANEGDYQGGSRGWTIFHKSGEVVYESGTAFEHALIQIGHYPDKRSDAKGVEPESIETARFDGTPMVFVGSERGSIVGVYDATDPANPQLTQLLPSGIAPEGIVAIPQRNLLVTANEKDLIEDGGIRAHVMIYEYQDAPAAYPQLTSAGTDELIGWGAISGMVADAQTPGLLYAVNDSFYGYQPTIFTIDATATPARITEALRVTRAGAPAQKLDLEGITLDGNGGFWLASEGRTDRVIPHALYNVNAKGEIKQEIGLPAELMAVEERFGFEGITKLGDTLWMAVQREWGDDPENHVKLVAYNLETEEWGAVHYPKAAPAKGWVGLSEIVAHGDHVYVIERDNQIGAEAVTKKIYRIPAAEMVPAPLGGALPVVSKEEVRDLIQDLLSLNGYVQDKVEGLAIDASGTFFVSTDNDGVDDHSGETLFFSLGGAM from the coding sequence ATGTCCAGACACCTGCTTGGGCTGACTTCCGTGCTGGCGCTGACCGCCGGCACCGCGTCCGCCGAGATGAACTTCAACCGCATCGCCAGCTTCGCGACCCCGGCCAACATGGCGCAGGGCGAAGACCAGAGCCGCGAGACCTCGCCCGAGATCATCGCCGCCACGGCGGACGGCATGCGCCTTGTCTACACCGATAGCCCGCTGGGCGTTCTGGGTATGGTGGACATCACCGACCCGGCCAACCCCAAGCCCCTCGGCAACATCGCGCTTGAGGGCGAGCCGACCTCGGTGTCCCTCATCGGTACCAAAGCGCTTGTGGGCGTGAACACCTCGGAAAGCTACGTGGCCCCGTCTGGCCACCTCGCCGTGATCGACATCGACACGCAAGCGGAAGTGGCCCGCTGCGATATCGGCGGCCAGCCCGATTCCATCGCCACCGCAAAGGATGCCTCTTTCGTGGCCATCGCCATCGAGAACGAGCGCGATGAAGATCTGAACGACAGCGCGATCCCGCAGATGCCCGCCGGTACCCTCGTGCTGATCGACACGCCGGAGGGCGTGGCCGATTGCGCAACGATGAAGGTTGTGGACCTGACGGGCCTTGCCGGGATCGCGGGCAGCGATCCGGAGCCGGAGTTCGTGGATGTGAACGGGCTGGGCGAGATCGTCGTCTCCCTGCAGGAAAACAACCATATGGTTGTGGTGAGCCGTGACGGTGAGGTGCTGTCGCATTTCTCCGCCGGATCCGTGGATCTGGAGGGCATCGACGCCACCGACGAGCGCGGCGCGCTGCGCTTCACCGAACGCCAGCCCGGCCGCCTGCGCGAGCCTGACGCGGTGAAATGGCTGGACGACGATCACTTCGCCACCGCCAACGAGGGCGACTATCAGGGCGGCTCCCGCGGCTGGACGATCTTCCACAAATCCGGCGAGGTCGTTTATGAGTCCGGCACCGCCTTCGAGCACGCGCTGATCCAGATCGGCCACTACCCGGACAAACGCTCCGATGCGAAAGGCGTGGAGCCGGAATCCATCGAGACCGCCCGCTTTGACGGCACGCCGATGGTCTTCGTCGGCTCCGAACGTGGCTCCATCGTGGGCGTCTACGATGCCACCGATCCGGCCAACCCGCAGCTCACCCAGCTGCTGCCCTCCGGCATCGCGCCCGAAGGCATCGTGGCGATCCCCCAGCGCAACCTGCTGGTGACGGCCAATGAGAAAGACCTCATCGAAGATGGCGGCATCCGCGCCCATGTGATGATCTATGAGTATCAGGACGCCCCCGCCGCCTACCCGCAACTCACCAGCGCCGGCACCGATGAACTGATCGGTTGGGGCGCGATCTCTGGCATGGTAGCCGATGCGCAAACGCCCGGCCTGCTCTACGCGGTGAACGACAGCTTCTACGGCTACCAGCCGACGATCTTCACCATCGACGCCACCGCCACCCCGGCCCGCATCACAGAAGCGCTCCGCGTGACCCGCGCCGGTGCGCCCGCGCAGAAGCTTGATCTGGAAGGAATCACGCTGGACGGCAACGGCGGCTTCTGGCTCGCCAGCGAAGGCCGCACCGATCGCGTGATCCCGCACGCGCTCTACAACGTGAACGCCAAAGGCGAGATCAAGCAGGAGATCGGCCTGCCGGCAGAGCTGATGGCGGTCGAGGAACGCTTCGGGTTCGAGGGCATCACCAAACTGGGCGACACGCTCTGGATGGCGGTACAGCGCGAATGGGGCGATGACCCGGAAAACCACGTGAAGCTCGTGGCCTACAACCTCGAAACCGAGGAATGGGGCGCGGTGCATTATCCGAAAGCCGCCCCCGCAAAAGGCTGGGTCGGCCTGTCGGAAATCGTGGCCCACGGCGATCATGTCTATGTGATCGAGCGCGACAACCAGATCGGCGCAGAGGCGGTGACGAAGAAGATCTATCGCATCCCCGCCGCTGAAATGGTGCCTGCCCCCCTCGGCGGCGCGCTGCCCGTCGTGAGCAAGGAAGAGGTGCGCGATCTGATCCAGGATCTGCTCAGCCTGAACGGCTACGTGCAGGACAAGGTCGAGGGCCTCGCCATCGACGCGTCCGGCACCTTCTTCGTCTCCACCGACAATGACGGTGTGGACGATCACTCCGGCGAGACGCTGTTCTTCTCGCTCGGCGGCGCGATGTAA
- a CDS encoding SHOCT domain-containing protein: MEDSIGFFDIFWSIFWLFLMVAWFWVAISVVADIFRSKDMSGISKAIWIAFVILIPWAGVLGYLIIRGDKMKEHNEAAVAQMQAAQKDYIRSVATVSPAEEIEKLAALKEKGALTEEEFAAQKAKILNP; this comes from the coding sequence ATGGAAGACTCCATCGGCTTCTTCGATATTTTCTGGTCCATTTTCTGGCTGTTCCTGATGGTCGCCTGGTTCTGGGTGGCGATCTCGGTCGTGGCCGACATCTTCCGCTCCAAGGATATGAGCGGCATCTCCAAGGCGATCTGGATTGCCTTCGTGATCCTGATCCCCTGGGCTGGTGTGCTCGGCTACCTCATCATCCGGGGCGACAAGATGAAGGAGCACAACGAGGCGGCCGTGGCCCAGATGCAGGCCGCGCAGAAGGATTACATTCGCTCCGTGGCGACCGTTTCGCCCGCTGAGGAAATCGAGAAGCTCGCCGCGCTGAAGGAAAAAGGCGCACTGACGGAAGAGGAATTCGCAGCCCAGAAGGCCAAGATCCTGAACCCGTAA
- a CDS encoding sulfite exporter TauE/SafE family protein: MLVLQEFATQTLLIACAVALLAGFVKGATGFAMPMIMISGLGSIMAPDLALAALILPTVVMNAAQALRQGVGAALASARRHWLYLALVLAFIALSAQLVRVLSSQALFLMIGVPVTLFAVSQLLGWRLSFPESRRRVVEVTVGAIAGFCGGISGVWGPPTVAYLTALDTPKQEAVRVQGVIYGAGAVVLLLAHMRSGIFNAETAPLSALLLLPAGVGMALGFRAQDRMDQTRFRTATLVVLVVAGLNLVRRGVVG, translated from the coding sequence ATGCTTGTTTTACAGGAATTTGCAACGCAAACGCTGCTGATCGCCTGCGCCGTGGCGCTGCTGGCGGGCTTCGTGAAAGGGGCAACAGGCTTTGCCATGCCGATGATCATGATCTCGGGGCTCGGCTCGATCATGGCGCCCGATCTCGCACTTGCGGCACTGATCCTGCCCACGGTGGTGATGAACGCCGCGCAGGCGCTGCGGCAGGGGGTAGGGGCGGCGCTGGCCTCGGCGCGGCGGCATTGGCTCTACCTCGCGCTGGTGCTCGCCTTTATTGCGTTAAGCGCCCAGCTCGTGCGGGTGCTCTCCTCACAGGCGCTGTTTCTGATGATCGGCGTGCCGGTGACGCTCTTCGCGGTGAGCCAGCTTCTGGGCTGGCGGCTCAGCTTCCCCGAAAGCCGCCGCCGCGTGGTGGAGGTCACCGTGGGGGCCATCGCGGGATTCTGCGGCGGGATCTCGGGCGTCTGGGGGCCGCCGACAGTGGCTTACCTCACCGCTTTGGACACCCCAAAGCAGGAGGCCGTGCGGGTGCAGGGCGTGATCTACGGGGCGGGGGCTGTGGTGCTGCTGCTCGCCCATATGCGCTCTGGCATCTTCAACGCGGAGACAGCCCCGCTCTCGGCCCTGCTGCTGCTGCCCGCCGGGGTGGGCATGGCGCTGGGGTTCAGAGCACAGGACCGCATGGATCAAACCCGCTTCCGCACCGCCACGCTGGTGGTGCTGGTGGTGGCGGGGCTGAATTTGGTTAGGCGGGGGGTAGTGGGGTAG
- a CDS encoding ATP-binding protein — translation MLEISKSDVLRSFRRDNPWWDEAFSAPKDPREKKRAYFEPFAGLALDWSVRRSTILMGPRRVGKTVMLRQLIEQAISDGFSGKNILFVSIDTPLYSGMPLLRLIELFEEETAHNPSERRIIVFDEIQYLKNWEVHLKVLTDQYPNTRFIASGSAAAALRLKSEESGAGRFTDFFLPPLTFAEFLAFSEIEDDLITSAALGSTLRFATPDIAKLNQEFINYLNFGGYPEAVLNETIKANVQRFLGRDIIDKVLLRDLPSLYGIQDIQELNRLFTTLAYHTGQEISLDGLAQSSGVAKNTITKYLDYLEAAFLIVRVRRVDDTGKTFKRMRNFKVYLTNPSMRAALFSQISDGDEAMGAMAETAIFSQWFHSDTMKNLHYARWKKGKKDLEVDIVRVDPARLKSTWAYEIKWSDRYALDQPGELSGLVEFAKRNFEKGFPAGATSKTVYAESEVDGVLVRHFPCSLHCYQVGKNVAEGRAP, via the coding sequence ATGCTAGAGATTTCCAAATCAGACGTTTTAAGAAGCTTCCGCAGAGATAACCCATGGTGGGACGAAGCTTTCAGTGCACCAAAGGACCCTAGGGAAAAGAAGCGCGCCTATTTCGAGCCGTTTGCAGGCCTTGCCTTGGATTGGTCTGTACGCCGATCCACAATTTTAATGGGGCCGAGGCGAGTTGGTAAGACGGTCATGCTGCGCCAGCTTATCGAACAGGCTATAAGTGATGGCTTTAGTGGTAAGAACATTCTGTTCGTTTCAATTGATACTCCACTGTATAGCGGAATGCCTCTGTTAAGGTTGATAGAGTTGTTCGAGGAAGAAACTGCCCACAACCCTAGTGAACGGCGTATCATCGTCTTTGATGAGATTCAGTATCTAAAAAACTGGGAAGTACACCTGAAGGTGTTGACGGACCAGTACCCGAACACGCGTTTTATCGCCTCCGGTTCGGCGGCCGCAGCACTTAGGCTCAAAAGTGAAGAATCGGGTGCAGGTAGATTTACTGACTTTTTTCTACCTCCTCTGACTTTCGCAGAGTTTCTTGCGTTTAGTGAGATAGAAGATGATTTGATCACATCTGCAGCGCTAGGGTCTACTCTTCGTTTCGCAACTCCGGATATTGCTAAGCTCAATCAAGAATTTATCAACTACCTGAACTTTGGCGGTTACCCAGAGGCTGTTCTGAACGAAACTATCAAAGCAAACGTTCAACGGTTTCTCGGTCGCGACATTATTGACAAAGTACTTCTGCGCGACCTGCCAAGTCTATATGGTATCCAGGACATTCAGGAACTGAATAGACTTTTCACAACCTTAGCTTACCACACGGGGCAAGAGATAAGCCTCGATGGCCTTGCTCAGAGCTCGGGCGTCGCAAAAAATACTATTACGAAGTATCTGGACTACCTCGAAGCCGCATTCTTAATTGTACGGGTGCGTCGTGTGGATGATACTGGAAAAACCTTCAAAAGAATGAGGAATTTTAAAGTCTACCTAACAAACCCTTCTATGAGGGCCGCACTATTCTCTCAAATATCGGATGGTGATGAGGCAATGGGTGCGATGGCCGAGACCGCCATTTTCTCTCAATGGTTTCATTCGGATACTATGAAAAACTTGCACTATGCTCGGTGGAAAAAGGGGAAAAAGGATTTAGAAGTGGATATTGTCAGGGTTGATCCAGCGCGTCTGAAATCAACTTGGGCCTACGAAATCAAGTGGTCAGACCGTTATGCGTTAGATCAGCCTGGGGAGCTTAGTGGACTTGTTGAGTTTGCAAAGCGAAACTTCGAGAAAGGTTTCCCGGCTGGCGCTACAAGCAAGACGGTCTATGCTGAAAGTGAAGTGGACGGAGTTCTTGTAAGGCATTTTCCTTGTTCCTTGCACTGTTATCAAGTCGGTAAGAACGTGGCAGAAGGGCGGGCTCCCTAG
- a CDS encoding trypsin-like serine peptidase yields the protein MRFFTILLLFLLSWGGAAQAQGFGAGDAHSLRALQTADDGKGWEAVGRLNIGNRSMCTGALIADDLVLTAAHCLFDRPTGARVDISGIQFLAGWRNGRASAYRGISHAVVHPDYLFGAADGESKVRNDIALLRLDQPVRNGTIQPFAIDTRPRRGDEVGVVSYAQDRSEQPSLQEVCHVLARQSGALVLSCDVDFGSSGAPIFVMQNGIAKIVSVVSAKAEVGDQKVALGSELETPLATVMAMMEDAADPFQRARPTVRRMSLSEDRASSGAKFLRP from the coding sequence ATGCGGTTCTTTACCATTCTTCTGCTTTTCCTGCTCTCCTGGGGCGGCGCGGCGCAGGCGCAGGGATTCGGCGCGGGCGATGCGCATTCCCTGCGCGCCCTGCAGACGGCCGATGACGGCAAGGGCTGGGAAGCCGTGGGCCGGCTCAACATCGGCAACCGCAGCATGTGCACCGGGGCCCTGATTGCCGACGATCTGGTGCTGACAGCCGCCCATTGCCTCTTTGACCGCCCCACCGGCGCGCGCGTGGATATTTCCGGCATCCAGTTCCTTGCCGGATGGCGCAATGGCCGCGCCTCGGCCTATCGGGGCATCAGCCATGCGGTGGTGCACCCGGACTACTTGTTTGGTGCGGCGGATGGCGAAAGCAAGGTGCGCAATGATATTGCCCTGCTGCGCCTCGACCAGCCCGTGCGCAATGGCACGATCCAGCCTTTCGCCATCGACACCCGACCCCGCCGGGGCGATGAGGTGGGCGTGGTGTCCTACGCGCAGGATCGCTCCGAACAGCCCTCGCTGCAGGAAGTCTGCCATGTGCTGGCCCGTCAGTCCGGTGCGCTGGTGCTCTCCTGCGATGTGGATTTCGGCTCGTCTGGTGCGCCGATCTTCGTGATGCAGAATGGCATCGCCAAGATCGTGTCCGTCGTCTCGGCCAAGGCCGAGGTAGGCGATCAGAAAGTGGCGCTGGGCAGCGAACTGGAAACGCCGCTGGCGACCGTCATGGCGATGATGGAGGACGCAGCCGACCCCTTCCAGCGTGCCCGCCCCACCGTGCGCCGCATGAGCCTGAGCGAAGATCGCGCAAGCTCCGGCGCGAAGTTCCTGCGGCCCTGA